In a single window of the Chondrocystis sp. NIES-4102 genome:
- a CDS encoding cobalamin biosynthesis CbiX protein, translated as MVITHSTGSFAQSNFNSLTLPALPYTRPLLAIGHGTRNDRGRQTFIDFVTEYQKLDPSRPVIPCFLELTEPSIQEGVAACVEQGYTEITALPILLFAARHNKFDVTNELDRSRLLYPQLKFNYGRHFGITPKIIDLWRDRLAQLDQPEYNPHNISRADTVLLFVGRGSSDPDANGDVYKLARIIWEGSGYKTVETCFIGITHPRLDIGFERAYLYQPKRVIVLPYFLFTGTLMEKIFQITAQQAAKFPQIDFNCLPEMGIAPELLQIIREREIEAQLGQVSMNCEMCKFRLAALDGHGHDHHHGHGHGHGHDHHHHDHSSNDPYAKLEDYHQRIWNTP; from the coding sequence ATGGTTATTACTCATTCTACTGGTTCGTTTGCTCAATCAAATTTTAATTCACTCACCCTTCCTGCTTTACCCTACACTCGACCCTTACTTGCTATAGGTCACGGGACGCGCAATGATCGAGGTAGACAAACTTTTATCGATTTTGTAACAGAATATCAAAAGTTAGATCCTTCTCGTCCTGTAATTCCCTGTTTTTTAGAATTGACAGAGCCATCTATTCAGGAAGGAGTAGCAGCTTGTGTCGAACAAGGTTATACAGAAATTACAGCTTTACCGATTTTATTGTTTGCTGCAAGACATAATAAGTTTGACGTTACCAATGAATTAGATCGATCGCGTTTATTATATCCCCAGCTAAAGTTTAATTATGGTCGTCATTTCGGTATTACCCCTAAAATTATCGATCTATGGCGCGATCGCTTGGCACAATTGGATCAGCCAGAATATAATCCTCATAATATTTCTCGTGCTGATACTGTATTATTATTCGTTGGTCGTGGCTCTAGCGATCCTGATGCCAATGGCGATGTTTATAAACTAGCTCGTATTATTTGGGAAGGTAGTGGGTATAAGACTGTAGAAACCTGTTTTATTGGTATTACTCACCCTCGTCTTGATATTGGCTTTGAGCGAGCTTATCTTTATCAACCCAAACGTGTCATTGTTTTGCCTTATTTCTTGTTTACAGGTACTTTGATGGAAAAGATTTTTCAAATTACCGCCCAACAAGCAGCAAAATTTCCTCAAATTGATTTTAATTGTTTACCTGAAATGGGTATTGCTCCTGAATTGTTACAGATAATTAGAGAAAGGGAAATTGAGGCGCAATTGGGTCAAGTTAGTATGAATTGTGAGATGTGTAAGTTTCGTCTGGCTGCTTTGGATGGACACGGACACGATCATCATCATGGACATGGACACGGACACGGACACGATCATCATCACCATGATCATAGCTCTAATGATCCTTATGCCAAATTAGAAGATTATCATCAACGCATCTGGAATACACCATAA
- a CDS encoding NADH dehydrogenase I subunit M, translating to MLVKSTTRHIRIYSAEVKDNELVPSDKVLTLDVDPDNEFNWSEEALQKVYRKFDEYVEENNDQDLSEYNLRRIGSDLEHFIRSLLMKGEINYNLGARVRNYSMGLPRMESPDTEGKYF from the coding sequence ATGCTTGTAAAATCCACTACCCGTCATATCCGCATTTATAGTGCCGAAGTAAAAGATAATGAATTAGTTCCTAGCGATAAGGTTCTGACTCTAGATGTTGACCCTGATAATGAGTTTAACTGGAGTGAAGAAGCACTACAAAAAGTGTATAGAAAATTTGATGAATATGTAGAAGAAAATAACGACCAAGATTTGAGTGAGTATAATCTCCGTCGTATAGGTTCAGACCTAGAACACTTTATTCGTTCTTTGTTAATGAAGGGTGAAATTAATTATAACCTAGGTGCTAGGGTACGCAACTATAGTATGGGTCTACCACGTATGGAAAGCCCAGATACTGAAGGTAAATATTTTTAA
- the ppa gene encoding inorganic pyrophosphatase has protein sequence MDLSLIPAQPKPGVINVLIEIPGGSKNKYEFDKDMNAFALDRVLFASVKYPYDYGFVPNTLADDGDPLDGMVLMDEPTFAGCVIAARPIGMLEMIDGGDRDEKILCVPVEDPRYNEVKSIKDIAPHRLEEIAEFFRTYKNLEKKVTEILGWKDVDAVNPLVEECVKAYK, from the coding sequence ATGGATTTATCCCTTATCCCAGCACAGCCAAAACCTGGTGTAATTAATGTTTTAATTGAAATTCCTGGTGGAAGTAAAAATAAATACGAATTCGATAAAGACATGAACGCTTTTGCTTTAGATCGTGTTCTTTTTGCGTCAGTCAAGTATCCTTATGACTATGGTTTTGTTCCCAATACTTTAGCTGATGATGGCGATCCTTTAGATGGAATGGTGTTGATGGATGAACCAACTTTTGCTGGCTGTGTTATTGCTGCAAGACCTATTGGGATGTTAGAGATGATTGACGGTGGCGATCGCGATGAGAAAATTCTCTGTGTACCAGTCGAAGATCCTCGTTACAATGAGGTTAAATCTATTAAAGATATTGCTCCTCACCGTTTAGAAGAGATTGCCGAGTTTTTCAGAACTTATAAAAATTTAGAGAAGAAAGTTACAGAAATTTTGGGCTGGAAAGACGTTGATGCAGTTAACCCCTTGGTTGAGGAATGCGTCAAAGCTTATAAATAA
- a CDS encoding transcriptional coactivator/pterin dehydratase: MTELLEQKCVPCTGSLPPATEAEINTYKQQIPEWEVITENGELHLQRVYEFPDFQTALAFTNSVGEIAEEQGHHPALLTEWGKVTLTWWTHAVNGLHQNDFIMAAKSDALRAKIK; the protein is encoded by the coding sequence ATGACAGAACTTTTAGAGCAAAAATGCGTTCCCTGCACGGGTAGTTTACCACCAGCCACAGAAGCAGAAATCAATACCTATAAACAGCAGATACCTGAGTGGGAAGTAATTACTGAAAATGGAGAATTACATCTACAAAGGGTTTATGAATTTCCTGATTTCCAAACAGCCTTAGCTTTTACTAACTCAGTAGGGGAAATTGCCGAAGAACAAGGACATCATCCAGCCTTATTAACAGAATGGGGCAAAGTGACTTTAACTTGGTGGACTCACGCCGTTAATGGACTTCATCAGAATGACTTTATTATGGCAGCAAAAAGCGATGCCCTACGAGCAAAGATTAAATAG
- a CDS encoding putative acetyltransferase: MVEVIRINDINKIVTALEANLFSYWSNYGRSNLAQLYTASNLVYFVTGINSVLYNQVVYAQLTVDQVESAIAQVFEHFIPKRIPFCWWTSPSTQPTDLGLYLEAKGLMYLGEFPGMAIDLSNLDSQQQLKDIKIIRVNDLNTLKSWLEIAAVGFNVPLTLLDEILPLEASLAMESPGYIRYLALWQNTPVAISALYLNAGVAGIYFVTTLPAARGKGIATNITQTALKDAQKLGYKVAILQASVMGKNIYQRLGFQECCQLGMYAWLPANY; this comes from the coding sequence ATGGTTGAAGTTATCCGCATTAATGACATTAATAAGATTGTCACAGCTTTAGAAGCGAATCTATTTTCTTACTGGAGTAATTACGGTCGCTCAAATTTAGCACAATTATATACAGCTTCCAATCTTGTTTATTTTGTCACAGGGATTAATTCAGTTTTATATAATCAGGTTGTATACGCTCAACTAACAGTTGATCAAGTAGAATCAGCGATCGCTCAGGTTTTTGAACATTTTATCCCTAAAAGAATACCTTTTTGCTGGTGGACAAGTCCTAGTACGCAGCCTACGGATCTTGGTTTGTATTTGGAAGCTAAAGGATTGATGTATTTGGGTGAGTTTCCAGGTATGGCAATTGATTTATCTAATTTGGATAGTCAGCAACAGCTTAAAGATATAAAAATTATCCGAGTTAATGATCTAAATACGCTAAAAAGTTGGCTAGAGATTGCTGCGGTTGGTTTTAATGTCCCTTTAACATTACTGGATGAAATTTTACCATTGGAGGCTAGTTTAGCTATGGAGTCGCCAGGATATATCCGTTATCTGGCTTTGTGGCAAAATACCCCTGTTGCTATCTCTGCTTTATATTTAAATGCGGGAGTTGCAGGAATTTACTTTGTTACAACCTTACCCGCAGCAAGAGGAAAAGGAATTGCGACAAACATAACTCAAACTGCTTTAAAAGATGCTCAAAAGTTAGGATATAAAGTTGCTATATTACAAGCTTCTGTTATGGGTAAAAACATTTATCAAAGATTGGGCTTTCAAGAGTGTTGTCAACTAGGAATGTACGCTTGGCTACCTGCTAATTATTAA
- a CDS encoding UDP-N-acetylglucosamine 2-epimerase: MTTSTQFAIAVILGTRPEAIKLAPVIKQFSYLDQIKTHLILTGQHREMVDRVMELFDLKADYDLAIMRPQQTLTNITCDSLQGLEKIFTTIQPQLILVQGDTTTAFSAALAAFYQQIPIGHVEAGLRTDNLYNPYPEEANRRLISQIAQFHFAPTTLAVKNLEKSGVTGEVHHTGNTVIDALLTVAESKPECPIPNLNWNEYRVLLATVHRRENWGEPLTDILIGFKTILERFPDTAILLPLHRNPTVRQPIQAALGSHPRVFLTEPLDYPELVGAIARCHLLLTDSGGLQEEAPSLGKPVLVLRETTERPEAVAAGTAKLIGTSCDSIVKETSQLLEDPAIYQQMATAINPFGDGQAAIRIAQIVQDFLLS, translated from the coding sequence ATGACGACATCAACTCAATTCGCGATCGCCGTAATTTTAGGAACTCGTCCTGAAGCAATTAAGTTAGCTCCAGTCATTAAGCAATTTAGTTATCTTGATCAGATAAAAACCCATTTAATTCTCACAGGACAACACAGAGAAATGGTAGATCGAGTCATGGAGTTATTTGACTTGAAAGCCGACTACGATTTAGCCATAATGAGACCGCAACAAACTCTAACTAATATTACTTGTGACAGTTTACAAGGGTTAGAAAAGATTTTTACCACCATTCAACCGCAGTTAATTTTAGTTCAGGGAGATACAACAACAGCTTTTTCCGCAGCCCTAGCAGCCTTCTATCAGCAAATTCCTATAGGTCACGTGGAAGCAGGTTTACGTACTGATAATTTATATAATCCTTATCCAGAAGAAGCAAATCGTCGCTTAATTTCCCAAATTGCCCAATTTCACTTTGCACCCACTACATTAGCTGTCAAAAATTTAGAAAAATCGGGAGTTACAGGGGAAGTTCACCATACAGGAAATACAGTAATTGATGCACTCTTAACAGTAGCAGAAAGTAAACCCGAATGTCCCATACCTAATTTAAACTGGAATGAATATCGAGTATTACTGGCTACCGTACATCGTCGGGAAAATTGGGGTGAACCACTAACGGATATCTTAATAGGGTTTAAAACTATTTTAGAACGTTTTCCTGATACTGCCATACTATTACCATTACATCGTAATCCTACAGTGCGTCAACCAATTCAAGCAGCATTAGGTAGTCACCCTAGAGTCTTTTTAACCGAACCTTTAGATTATCCAGAACTTGTGGGCGCGATCGCTCGTTGTCATTTATTATTAACAGATTCGGGAGGTTTGCAGGAGGAAGCACCTAGTTTAGGTAAACCTGTTTTAGTATTAAGGGAGACGACAGAAAGACCTGAAGCAGTTGCAGCAGGTACAGCTAAGTTAATTGGTACTAGTTGCGACTCGATAGTTAAGGAGACTAGCCAATTGTTAGAAGATCCAGCAATTTATCAACAAATGGCAACAGCAATTAATCCCTTTGGAGATGGTCAGGCTGCTATTAGAATTGCCCAAATTGTGCAAGATTTTTTATTAAGTTGA